AACCAACTCACCGCTCTGCCTACAGAAATCGGGCAACTGTTTCAGCTGGAACGGCTTGAATTAAATCAAAACCAGCTCGCCGCTCTACCTGTAGAAATCGAACAGCTCTCTAAGCTTCGCAATCTTGAATTAGCGGAAAATCCTTTGAAAGATATCGTAGAAGTAATAAGGCAGCGTTTTCAATTGTAGAATGGCCGTAAGTGCTTTTTAAGGGGGGGGAGCTAAAATGAAATAAAAACTTTTAGCCATCTTATCTTTAAACAAGTAATCCGCTTTTCTTCCAGCAACTAAGCAAGATTAAATTAAGCTACACATTATAACGACAAGGAGTTTTTCTCTTTTTCTGCAAGGTGTTATGGCTGGGATAACAACGTTTCTTGGCAGGAGGAAGCTAGGCGTTAATTACGTAATCACAAGCTAAGAAATTAGCGCTTAGCATAAAAAGTTAAGGATCGAAAAGCAGGGGAAAATTTAGGGATAGAAAGAGCTAAATATTATCACTCTAATTTAAGAACATAGGGGAATGATAAAATTCCCACTGAGGGCAAAGTTTATTAGAAAAAGTAGGAAGTAAAATAATTTATAATTAAAGGCGACTTGCTTTTGTTTTAGCCGCTTAAGGTGTATTTTGAATCAGCTCTAAACAGTAAAAGATTAACAAAAGGCTAGGGAGAAATTTTGGATTCTTAGCTCCTTTTGTGAAGAGGTGTAGGTTACTTAGCTTAAAATTTTCATGATCTGGTTTTCTTCTTTTCTAGCAAATTCATGCATATTCACAACTGTTTTGCAGAATGATTGAGAAGATTTTTCCGCTTTTTAAAAGTTAGGAGCCTTTAAGGATTAAAAGAAGTTAGCCTAATAAAAAGAGCTTTAAAGAATTAACCAGGCATAAATAAGATGTAGGGCTATAGATTTTACTTTATTAAATTGGCAGAAGAGTAAATACCTTTTAAGGCACTTCATCTCTTCCCCCTAGGTGGCGAGGATTGCAGCGGCAAATACGTTTGATAGCTAGCCATGTTCCTCGGCATACTCCATGCTTTTCAATAGCTTGTAAGGTATAGTTAGAGCAAGAAGGTGTAAAGCGGCAGCTGGACCCTAGGAGAGGACTGATGGTCCATTGGTAAAGGCGGATGATTAGAATAAATAAAAACTTCATAAAATTCTAAATACATCTTTTAATAGATTTAGCACCACTTCAATAATGATAAGCCAGATAATTGTCCATTCAAGGCGACTAGAATGTTGATGATTAAGCTCAGAGCCTAGCATTTGAAAAAGCTCATGGACTACATCTAAACGCTGATTAAGCACTTCCACGCGGCTTTCGATATCTAAATAATTCGCGACCATCGTATACAAGGGCTCAAGCTCGGGATATTCCCAAAAAAATTCTGGCGTATCTAGCACATCTGCATGTAAATTGATAGAGTTGCGTGCAATAAATAGCTCCCCCATCTTTTTGCGGATAGCTTTTTTAGAATAAGAAATTTTTCCTTTGCTAGCTAAGTCTTCAGGAATATGTTTAGATTGATTAAAGGTTGCTTGAATAGCGTTTTCAAACGTTCCTAACTTAACAGATTGAGCTAGTCCATGCGAGATAGCCAGCTTGGTAAGCATTTCTTGATTGGGTAAAATAATTTCATCTTCTAAAATTCTAGGTGCTTCCCCATAAAGGTAAGTGAACTCATCGGTCTCAATATCATCAGAATGCTTTTCTTCGTAGGGTTGTACAAGCTTAAGCATTTCGCCTTCTATTTCCTTGGGTAAACCCCAACAAACCACAGCTCCATAGGAAAAGAAGAAAACATCGCCGGATGGAAGATTGGGAAGAGGAATAGAACAGTGGACAGCATCGCGATAAGAGGCCGAAGGAAAACGTTGGCGAAGAATTTCGTAAAAAAGCTTTATTTTATAAGAAGCAGCAGTGCAATAGGCACGACAATCCATGAAAGAATCGAGAGTTGATTAAAAAAGCTAACAATAGAGGATTAAACCATAAATGTCTAGTTTTTGAATACATCTCCTAGATAAAATAGAGGATAAAAAAAGAGCTTATTTAGAAATATGATAACTGAAAAACTTGCTATTAGATCGGAGAAAGGGAGGGCCAAAAGCTTGATTGCGAAAGAGGGGACTTGAACCCCTACGAGATTTCTCTCACTACCACCTCAAAGTAGCGCGTATACCAATTCCGCCACTTTCGCTTAAAATTGAAGAAGACAAAATATAACAAACTCACCTTTATACGGGCAAGAATAAAATTGAAATTCTAAAAAGGAAAAGCATGTGCGTGGGAAGTAATAGAAAAAAGCAGGCAAATAGGAAACAATTCAATGCTGCACAAGAATTTTAAATAGCTGATGAGCTTTATAGGGCAAATGCTCAGGGATGCAAATAGTATTAAGCTGGCTAAAAGAAGAACAGGCAGCCAGCTGCATCCAAGCTAAAGTTTCATCTTCATTAAAAAGCAAGGCACCTGCAGGCGTATGCCTGGCACAGAAATGTTCTCCTTGCCAAATGTAAAGAGATTGAAGGGGATTTTGACAAACAGAGCATTGCAAATGGGTATTGGCTACCCCTTCATTTTTAAGAATTTTTAGTATAAAGCTTAGCTCTAAAGCGGATAGATTGGTTGTAAAAGGAATTTTTTCTAGATAGGTGATCAATTGCTTATAAAGTTTAGGGGCAGGCTTATGCAAGGGCTGAGAATCTATAACGGTGTTAATCATCCGTCCAGCACTTTCTAATAAGCTATAATCTCTACGTAATTTTAAATAATAATTATAGATAATAATTTCTCTACATTTCCAAATCTCTCCTTTTGTTTCGCTATAGGTAAATTCACCTTGCATAAGAGGAGAAATTTTAACCCGTGGAGAAGTTTTCGAAGGTTTTTTTATTTTGAAGATCCATTTTACTATTCCTTTATCAGGGGTAAAAACAGTCATGATTTGGTCATATTCGCGAAAATCAATGACTTTAAGGATCAAACCTTGCGTATGAGAAATTTGCATGCAACGGCCAATTTTAGGTTTAAAAAAAGAAGCTTCTACGCTAGAATGCTATTTTCGTGATTCTTTCTATAATCTTGCAAGCTAAATGCACCGATAGCTCAATGGATAGAGTACCCGGCTTCGAACCGGGTGGTTAGAGGTTCGAGCCCTCTTCGGTGCACATTTTTCCAAGGTATGAATTCAAAAGTTAATCTTTTAAGCTATACTCATCACTCTTTTTGCAATTTTATCGCAGCAGAATTAGGCAAAGGTTATCTACATGCCGGTCTAATTTATGAAGAATTTTATCGTACAGGCACAGTCTCTGGTCATCATCCAGCTTTTCATAACGCCTCCAGGCTTTTAAGAGAAATCCTATTAAGAGTCGACCTTTCTTTGCCTTTAGTGCCTGTAGAAAAAGATGACGGAGAAACGAAAAAATTTCTTCTTAAAACCCTGGATGACCTTGAGGTTGAGGCGGTGTTAATTCCTATGCAGGCGGGAGGAACACTGTGTATCTCTTCGCAGGTGGGATGTCGCAGGGGCTGTACATTTTGTGAGACTGGCCGGATGGGATTACTGCGTAATTTAAAAGTAGAAGAGATTATCGGCCAAGTTTTTGTGGTTCGCCATGTACTAGGGTATCCTATACGTAATATCGTCTTTATGGGAATGGGAGAGCCTTTTGATAATTATGAAAACGTTACGCAAGCTACCCATATATTAATGGATCCTAAAGGCTTAGGGTTTGGACGTAATCATTTGACTATCTCCACTAGCGGGGTGATCGAAGGGATCCATAAGTTCACTCATAGTCCCGGGCCTAAGCCTCATCTGGCCGTATCGATCAATGCTCCTACGGATGCAATTCGCCAACGTTTAATGCCTATCAACCGTAAGCATGATATGCAACAACTTTATCAAGCGATGCGTGAATACAATGAAGTCACAGGATTAAAAATTCTTACCGCTTATGTACTCATTAAGGATGTAAACGATTCTTTAGAACATGCAGAACGTTTAGCAGATTACCTTAAAGGCCTTCATGTTAAAATTAACCTTATCCCTTATAATCCCCAAACAGGTGATCGTTTTGCCCGACCTACTGAAGAGAATGTTAAAGCTTTTCGTCAGCATTTGCGCTTACAAGGCTATCAAACTCTCCTTAGAGCAACAAAGGGTAAGGACATTATGGCAGCCTGCGGACAGCTAGGGAATATAAAGCTGCGTGCCCAATTGAAAAAGAATTTAGAGGCAGTATAAAACTTCTAACGGTAAAGCTATTAGATAAATGATATCTTTTACCTCATTAGCTCCGCCTGACTTCCTCTGTCCTTAAAGGTTAGAGATCCTCTGAAAATTTTTTTTTATTTGGCCTCTCTCTCGTTTTTTTAATAGCCTAAAGATATTTGAGTGGATTGAAGAGTTCAATGAATTCGTGTGGTGATTTTTCGAGGGGAAATCAAGAAACTTTAAATCCCTTACAAGAAGAAAAGTTTATGAAATAGGAAATAATAGCCAGTGAATAAGCTTTGGGATGGCATTTTTCTAGCACAAAGAAGTACCCTTAAAAGCTAAACCTTTCCTTAAAGGCAGGTTTCCATTAAGTAGGAGCTTGCTTAAAGAGCTGTTCAAAAAGGTATTTTATTTGTGGAATAGGGCTTAAAAAAAGCG
The window above is part of the Neochlamydia sp. AcF84 genome. Proteins encoded here:
- a CDS encoding RMD1 family protein, with protein sequence MDCRAYCTAASYKIKLFYEILRQRFPSASYRDAVHCSIPLPNLPSGDVFFFSYGAVVCWGLPKEIEGEMLKLVQPYEEKHSDDIETDEFTYLYGEAPRILEDEIILPNQEMLTKLAISHGLAQSVKLGTFENAIQATFNQSKHIPEDLASKGKISYSKKAIRKKMGELFIARNSINLHADVLDTPEFFWEYPELEPLYTMVANYLDIESRVEVLNQRLDVVHELFQMLGSELNHQHSSRLEWTIIWLIIIEVVLNLLKDVFRIL
- the recO gene encoding DNA repair protein RecO, which gives rise to MQISHTQGLILKVIDFREYDQIMTVFTPDKGIVKWIFKIKKPSKTSPRVKISPLMQGEFTYSETKGEIWKCREIIIYNYYLKLRRDYSLLESAGRMINTVIDSQPLHKPAPKLYKQLITYLEKIPFTTNLSALELSFILKILKNEGVANTHLQCSVCQNPLQSLYIWQGEHFCARHTPAGALLFNEDETLAWMQLAACSSFSQLNTICIPEHLPYKAHQLFKILVQH
- the yidD gene encoding membrane protein insertion efficiency factor YidD — encoded protein: MKFLFILIIRLYQWTISPLLGSSCRFTPSCSNYTLQAIEKHGVCRGTWLAIKRICRCNPRHLGGRDEVP
- the rlmN gene encoding 23S rRNA (adenine(2503)-C(2))-methyltransferase RlmN, with the protein product MNSKVNLLSYTHHSFCNFIAAELGKGYLHAGLIYEEFYRTGTVSGHHPAFHNASRLLREILLRVDLSLPLVPVEKDDGETKKFLLKTLDDLEVEAVLIPMQAGGTLCISSQVGCRRGCTFCETGRMGLLRNLKVEEIIGQVFVVRHVLGYPIRNIVFMGMGEPFDNYENVTQATHILMDPKGLGFGRNHLTISTSGVIEGIHKFTHSPGPKPHLAVSINAPTDAIRQRLMPINRKHDMQQLYQAMREYNEVTGLKILTAYVLIKDVNDSLEHAERLADYLKGLHVKINLIPYNPQTGDRFARPTEENVKAFRQHLRLQGYQTLLRATKGKDIMAACGQLGNIKLRAQLKKNLEAV